AGCTCGTTGGCGTCGGTGATCCGTCCGGTAATCGCGGTGGCCGCAGCCACGGCGGGGTTGGACAGATACACCTCGGACTCGGGATGCCCCATGCGGCCGACAAAGTTGCGGTTGGTGGTCGCCATCGCCCGCTCACCCTTGGCCAAGACGCCCATGTGCCCGCCGAGGCACGGTCCGCACGTCGGCGTCGAGACGGCCGCACCAGCGTTGATGAAGATTTCCAACAGCCCTTCCTTCATGGCTTGGAGGTAGATTTTTTGCGTCGCCGGGATGATGATGCAGCGGACCCCCTTGGCGACGTGACGGCCCTTGAGCAGCCGCGCCGCGACGCGCATGTCGCTCAACCGCCCGTTGGTGCAGGAGCCGATCACCACTTGATCGATCGGCACTTGGCCCGAATCCCGGGCCAGACGGGTGTTGCTGGGCAGGTGGGGGAAGGCGACCGTTGAGCGGAGCGTCGCCAGGTCTACCTCGATCGTTTGGGTGTACGACGCATTGGCGTCGGGGGTGAATTCGGTGTACCGGGCGCGACCGACCTCGCTCAAAAAGTCGCGCGTCGCCTGATCGACCGGGAAGATGCCGTTTTTCGCGCCCGCCTCGATCGCCATGTTGGCGATGCACAGGCGGTCATCCACCGTGAGGGCATTCAGGCCGTCACCGGCATATTCCATCGACTGGTACAGCGCGCCGTCGACACCGATCAGGCCGATGATGTGCAAAATCACGTCTTTACCCGAGACCCAGGGGTCGGTGAACCGGTTCTTGAGCACGATGCGCATGGCTGAGGGCACCTTGAACCAGGCGGTGCCGAGCGCCATGCCCGCCGCCATGTCGGTCGAGCCGACGCCCGTCGAAAAGGCGCCGAGCGCGCCGTAGGTGCAGGTGTGGCTGTCCGCGCCGATTACGACATCGCCGGGGCCGACCAGTCCGCGCTCAGGCAGCAGGGCGTGTTCGACGCCGACATCGCCGGTGTCGAAAAAATTCGTGATGTTCTGCTCGCAGGCGAAGCAACGCAGAATCTTGCACTGCTCGGCGGCTTTGATGTCCTTGTTCGGCGTGAAGTGGTCGGGAACCAGCGCCACCTTGTCCTTGTCAAAGACACGGGCCACGCCGGTCTTGGCGAACTCCCGGATCGCCACCGGCGCGGTGATGTCGTTGCCCAGCACGAGATCGAGCTTCGCCTCGATCAACTGCCCCGCCTCAACGCGGGGCAACCCCGCCGCGCGGGCGAGGATTTTCTGTGTCATGGTCATCAGATCTCTCCTAGTGGACATTCTCACTTAACACTACATTGATCGCCGCCAGATAGGCCCGGAGGCTG
This DNA window, taken from Lentisphaerota bacterium, encodes the following:
- the leuC gene encoding 3-isopropylmalate dehydratase large subunit, translating into MTMTQKILARAAGLPRVEAGQLIEAKLDLVLGNDITAPVAIREFAKTGVARVFDKDKVALVPDHFTPNKDIKAAEQCKILRCFACEQNITNFFDTGDVGVEHALLPERGLVGPGDVVIGADSHTCTYGALGAFSTGVGSTDMAAGMALGTAWFKVPSAMRIVLKNRFTDPWVSGKDVILHIIGLIGVDGALYQSMEYAGDGLNALTVDDRLCIANMAIEAGAKNGIFPVDQATRDFLSEVGRARYTEFTPDANASYTQTIEVDLATLRSTVAFPHLPSNTRLARDSGQVPIDQVVIGSCTNGRLSDMRVAARLLKGRHVAKGVRCIIIPATQKIYLQAMKEGLLEIFINAGAAVSTPTCGPCLGGHMGVLAKGERAMATTNRNFVGRMGHPESEVYLSNPAVAAATAITGRITDANELV